From Ignavibacteria bacterium, one genomic window encodes:
- a CDS encoding cytochrome c, protein MNARKLPILWILIGLVIAGFTTLVLAGKIAWFSDQPPLEFLSNMDHQFKAIPQSGNSYFSDRSNVRTPVEGTVAIGAQPYQLGQGDIDAAETVNVDPNLPQTEFVLARGQNRFNVFCAACHNYDAKSNSILVQRGQWPGIPDLTREQTAALSNARIFHIISAGQNLMPSYADKISVTDRWAIIRYLRTLQGVEGVASNAPAATTQAQ, encoded by the coding sequence ATGAACGCTCGTAAGCTTCCCATCCTCTGGATCCTCATCGGCCTCGTTATTGCGGGCTTTACAACGCTCGTCTTGGCAGGTAAGATCGCATGGTTCTCAGACCAACCACCACTCGAGTTCCTCTCGAATATGGATCACCAGTTCAAGGCGATCCCGCAGTCGGGGAACTCCTACTTCAGCGATCGTTCGAATGTTCGGACACCTGTTGAAGGGACCGTTGCTATCGGCGCACAGCCGTATCAACTCGGTCAAGGTGATATCGACGCAGCCGAAACAGTAAACGTCGACCCGAACCTCCCGCAAACGGAGTTCGTACTTGCTCGTGGACAGAATCGCTTCAATGTGTTCTGTGCTGCATGCCACAACTACGACGCAAAGAGCAACTCGATCCTGGTACAGCGCGGTCAATGGCCGGGCATCCCAGACCTCACACGTGAGCAAACGGCGGCACTCTCGAACGCACGGATCTTCCACATCATCAGTGCCGGACAGAATCTCATGCCGAGTTATGCTGACAAGATCTCGGTAACGGATCGCTGGGCGATCATCCGCTATCTCCGCACGCTACAAGGCGTGGAAGGTGTAGCAAGCAACGCGCCGGCAGCAACGACACAAGCACAGTAA
- the lpdA gene encoding dihydrolipoyl dehydrogenase, with protein sequence MNQHSFDLVVIGSGPGGYVAAIRASQLGLKVACIERDRLGGVCLNWGCIPSKSLLKNAEYMNFLKHAEDYGFGLKEIDVDFPKVIARSRGVADKMSSGVSFLLKKHKVTLIKGWGTIKNNTTVEVKDEAGAVTDVVTVKTIMIATGARPRQIPGIDVDREYILTSTEAMLQQKTPKSLIVMGAGAIGIEFAYFYKSFGTEVTVIEMLDRILPVEDEDVSKELRKTFERDGMKIITEAKVVSAKKKGKGVEVVIEKKDGTKETLTADLGLNAIGVQGNIENIGLENVGVTLERGWITVDKYCRTNVPNIYAIGDVAGAPWLAHKASAEGIVAAEHIAGHHTDGVDFSNIPGCTYCQPQVASIGLTEKKAKEAGYEVKVGKFPFTANGKAHGIGKAQGFVKLVFDAKYGEVLGAHMIGPDVTELINEIGLARTLGATGQSIVKTVHAHPTLGEAIMESAAMAYGECVNL encoded by the coding sequence ATGAATCAGCATTCGTTCGATCTTGTTGTCATTGGCTCCGGTCCCGGAGGTTACGTAGCGGCCATTCGTGCATCGCAATTGGGCCTCAAGGTGGCCTGTATCGAGCGTGACCGTCTTGGCGGCGTCTGCCTCAACTGGGGTTGCATCCCGTCGAAGTCGCTCCTGAAGAATGCCGAATACATGAACTTCTTGAAGCATGCTGAGGACTACGGATTCGGTCTGAAAGAGATCGACGTAGACTTCCCAAAGGTCATTGCGCGCTCGCGCGGCGTAGCCGACAAAATGAGCAGCGGCGTATCCTTCCTTCTCAAGAAGCATAAGGTCACGTTGATCAAGGGATGGGGAACGATCAAGAACAACACCACGGTGGAAGTGAAAGATGAAGCCGGTGCTGTAACGGACGTTGTGACGGTAAAGACCATCATGATCGCTACGGGTGCACGACCACGTCAGATCCCAGGCATCGATGTTGACCGTGAGTATATCCTCACATCAACTGAAGCCATGCTTCAGCAGAAGACGCCAAAGTCCCTCATCGTCATGGGCGCCGGCGCTATCGGTATTGAGTTTGCGTATTTCTATAAGTCCTTCGGAACAGAAGTGACGGTGATCGAAATGCTCGATCGTATTCTGCCTGTTGAAGATGAAGATGTCTCGAAGGAACTTCGTAAGACCTTTGAACGCGACGGCATGAAGATCATCACCGAAGCAAAGGTTGTATCGGCAAAAAAGAAGGGCAAGGGCGTTGAAGTGGTCATCGAAAAGAAGGATGGAACCAAGGAGACCCTTACCGCAGATCTCGGACTGAATGCGATCGGCGTGCAAGGCAATATTGAGAACATCGGACTCGAAAATGTTGGTGTTACACTTGAGCGCGGATGGATCACCGTCGATAAATATTGCCGCACCAACGTCCCGAATATCTATGCGATCGGTGATGTTGCAGGAGCCCCATGGCTTGCTCACAAGGCATCGGCAGAGGGTATCGTTGCGGCTGAACACATTGCTGGACACCACACGGACGGCGTAGACTTCTCGAACATCCCAGGCTGCACGTATTGTCAGCCACAAGTTGCAAGCATCGGTCTCACCGAGAAGAAGGCCAAGGAAGCCGGCTACGAGGTAAAGGTTGGCAAGTTCCCATTCACTGCAAATGGTAAGGCACACGGCATCGGCAAGGCACAAGGTTTTGTGAAGCTCGTGTTCGATGCGAAGTATGGTGAAGTCCTCGGCGCACACATGATCGGACCGGACGTCACGGAGCTCATCAATGAGATCGGTCTTGCACGTACGCTTGGTGCAACCGGACAATCGATCGTCAAGACCGTGCATGCACACCCAACTCTTGGTGAGGCCATCATGGAATCGGCAGCCATGGCATATGGCGAGTGCGTCAATCTCTGA
- the nrfD gene encoding polysulfide reductase NrfD codes for MTVVQEQERLHVSSHNEEPVRETLVLGNPSVRDVTSRIASIVESKITLKYLATLAVTGGMAAWGLFALYYTFATGIGAWGLNNPIGWGWDITNFVFWIGIGHAGTLISAILFLFRQKWRTAINRSAEAMTIFAVICALTMVLSHTGRPWLFYWLLPYPNQMNMWVNFRSPLAWDVFAVNTYFTVSALFWFIGLIPDLATLRNYVKSDIAKKIYGVLSMGWTGSARHWHHYEIAYMILAGISTPLVLSVHSVVSFDFTVGILPGWHTTIFPPYFVAGAIFSGFAMVMTLLVITREVLDLKQFITLKHFENMNKIILATGMMVGYAYAMEMFIAWYSGSDWERWVFINRAMGDYAWAYWTMVLCNVVSPQVYWFKKARRNIPLMFIISIFVNIGMWFERFTIIATTLHHDFLPASWGYYTPTWVEISIFIGTFGIFLTLFLLFAKFVPVIAIAEIKSILPGAQPKHHHHA; via the coding sequence CGCGACGTAACGTCTCGCATCGCCAGTATCGTGGAATCGAAGATCACCCTGAAATACCTTGCCACGCTTGCCGTGACAGGCGGTATGGCAGCTTGGGGATTGTTCGCTCTCTACTATACGTTTGCAACGGGTATTGGGGCATGGGGCTTGAACAACCCGATCGGATGGGGATGGGACATCACGAACTTCGTGTTCTGGATCGGTATCGGTCATGCCGGTACACTCATCTCGGCCATCCTTTTCCTCTTCCGTCAAAAGTGGCGCACAGCCATTAACCGATCGGCGGAGGCGATGACCATCTTCGCCGTTATCTGCGCCTTGACCATGGTGTTGAGCCATACGGGTCGTCCGTGGCTCTTCTATTGGCTCCTGCCGTATCCGAACCAAATGAACATGTGGGTGAACTTCCGCTCGCCCCTTGCCTGGGACGTGTTCGCTGTGAATACCTATTTCACGGTATCGGCTCTGTTCTGGTTTATCGGTCTGATCCCTGACCTTGCAACACTTCGTAACTACGTAAAGAGCGATATCGCAAAGAAGATCTACGGCGTATTGTCGATGGGCTGGACGGGTTCTGCACGTCACTGGCACCATTACGAGATCGCCTACATGATCCTTGCCGGTATCTCAACACCTCTTGTGTTGTCCGTGCACTCGGTGGTTTCCTTTGACTTCACCGTGGGTATCCTTCCTGGCTGGCACACAACGATCTTCCCGCCATACTTCGTTGCCGGCGCCATCTTCTCCGGCTTCGCCATGGTGATGACGCTGTTGGTGATCACGCGTGAAGTCCTCGACCTCAAGCAGTTCATCACCCTCAAGCATTTTGAGAACATGAACAAGATCATCCTGGCAACAGGGATGATGGTTGGATATGCCTATGCGATGGAAATGTTCATCGCTTGGTATTCCGGAAGTGACTGGGAGCGTTGGGTCTTCATCAATCGTGCCATGGGCGACTACGCATGGGCGTATTGGACGATGGTCCTCTGCAACGTGGTCTCTCCGCAGGTGTATTGGTTCAAGAAGGCTCGTCGTAACATCCCGCTGATGTTCATCATCTCGATCTTTGTGAACATCGGTATGTGGTTCGAACGCTTCACGATCATCGCCACAACGTTGCATCACGACTTCCTTCCGGCATCGTGGGGTTATTACACACCAACGTGGGTGGAGATCTCGATCTTCATCGGAACGTTCGGCATCTTCCTTACGCTCTTCCTTCTGTTCGCGAAGTTCGTTCCGGTAATCGCCATTGCAGAGATCAAGAGCATTCTTCCTGGTGCCCAGCCTAAGCACCACCATCACGCATAA
- a CDS encoding DUF3341 domain-containing protein → MSTTPVGVIGEFTEVNAAYAAAEKLRDAGFRNWDIHTPYPVHGLDKAMGVKRSIITYISFLGLVGGLSTAVGLQLWTGAIDYKLNIGGKGFFDWQFSIPIDFELSILGTAIMTVVGLFHLCRLPTWYNKYQEDESFKKATDDTFVVTIDSDDDRFSADGTQDMLRGLGAVNVHLVNASAE, encoded by the coding sequence ATGAGTACAACACCCGTCGGCGTCATCGGAGAATTCACCGAGGTCAACGCTGCCTATGCAGCCGCTGAGAAGTTGCGTGATGCAGGGTTTCGGAATTGGGATATCCATACTCCGTATCCTGTTCACGGACTCGACAAGGCAATGGGCGTGAAGCGTTCGATCATCACGTATATCTCCTTCCTCGGTCTGGTAGGGGGCTTGTCAACCGCTGTTGGTCTCCAATTATGGACCGGCGCTATTGACTACAAGCTCAACATCGGCGGTAAGGGATTCTTTGATTGGCAGTTCTCGATCCCGATCGACTTTGAATTGTCGATCCTTGGCACAGCCATCATGACCGTGGTGGGACTCTTCCACCTCTGTCGCCTTCCTACATGGTACAACAAGTATCAGGAAGACGAATCCTTCAAAAAGGCAACGGACGATACGTTCGTTGTGACCATTGATTCAGACGACGACCGGTTCTCGGCAGACGGCACTCAGGATATGTTGCGCGGCCTCGGTGCCGTAAATGTCCACCTCGTAAACGCTTCGGCGGAATGA
- the porU gene encoding type IX secretion system sortase PorU, with protein MTCLIRSVVRSLSILLVAAVVVPTTMEARVPKGFTVRERSAKALSFSYVPVIRRWDTVTASDGRTVRPVIEGAQMRVSADGSFVQWTVSADIIVPGPNGFQLDRNDVRTFTLGSSLPFTVQQRDGDAFIRAPRPLTDRVVLFYDGIAGDRHVARVTIVVASRENGRTTITQNAEVQLTFTGNVQGTASVPSTMDVLNPKAPWQIVRTTGRFTKGENVQAEESFSNMLRMTIDKEGIYRVTSDQLRNAGVPTDAAGARSIRVFGRGGMELPEPIDSAKVSTLREQPIIVRTNGDGSIRDVIFYASATTGWAKDGATIEHYINHYSTSSAYYLSYGGADGLRATARPGSTVEPTTRPSIVTGRVFNEEEIQSPYSSGSGRRWFGRTIENGGSIVVNTLLPGLVRSGNAEYRYVVAHRGSSSGTATFTENSTFVAQSVIRAVPKYMDAYSTFGKGTISAQVLPSDGRSVLKIAYSCPDKASSGMLDWFEIHYPRQLQAADGEFEFWSVDGTGVHEYAVNGFSGDLFGVDVTDRTRPQVIENVSATGGMFVVREDLGTASRRYFLSSNLRSTSLSRITYPNLSTSPRGADLLVITHPSLQASAQRYADYRTSKGKVKATVITTDEIYAQFSYGMQDPTAIRDFIAMAYGQWTPRPSSVLFWGDGHFDYKNISTSQTNFIIPYESLDPDDQDYGLVTYTTDDFFVRVAGNDNRPELALGRLPVTSNSVGDRLTDKIRNYEGAASLDDWRTRITLIADDGQQGDGLSDRSTHLDQNEILADSYIPKEFQIRKLYMVEYPTENVARGRRKPTVTQDMVSTINTTGTLILNWIGHGNPRVWAHEQIFTRETTPQAMSNVTKPFFLTAATCDFARWDMTEIQSGAEELILLETGGAIGVFSAARVVFSLANAELNEEFYTDLFTRDDNGQFPTLGEAMYRVKQKKNGNNDEKFHLLGDPTLRILVPEQRVRFTKLNGQDITKAGQQVTVSALSTVVIEGDIIGSLDSTTDASFSGNVTISLLDAQRTLTVVDTDVYNTVNTFTKSGPALCRGSFLVENGRFTGTFVVPKDISFSSQSAGLYGYAASDDQRFAMGVSDRVVVDGVTSISDPEIDGPAISIFLDSRKFLAGGIVRPNPILIVDLEDATGINTTGVGIGHDIQATFNNGSPVEILTPNFTTSLTNSRAGSAQKQIFGLGAGLHSVHVQAWDVLNNVSEASTTFRIVTSEDGIPAEGVTSFPNPFSTSTTIRFTHASPRPFEAVLLVYDVEGREIAERPMRVTDMQTADVTWDGRDNAGALASTGMYQAVVRLTDEFGGVSFVSGKLSLIR; from the coding sequence ATGACCTGTCTCATCCGTTCGGTCGTCCGATCGCTCTCCATCCTACTGGTTGCAGCGGTAGTTGTTCCGACCACCATGGAAGCACGCGTACCGAAGGGGTTCACCGTACGCGAGCGATCAGCAAAGGCTCTCTCGTTCTCCTATGTACCCGTGATACGACGATGGGACACGGTTACGGCATCAGATGGCCGTACAGTGCGTCCGGTGATCGAAGGCGCACAGATGCGCGTATCCGCCGATGGATCATTCGTCCAGTGGACAGTCTCTGCGGATATCATTGTTCCGGGTCCGAATGGTTTTCAGCTAGACCGTAACGACGTCCGGACGTTCACACTTGGCTCAAGCTTACCGTTCACCGTTCAACAGCGGGATGGTGATGCCTTCATTCGTGCACCCCGCCCCCTCACAGATCGTGTTGTGTTGTTTTACGACGGCATTGCAGGAGATAGACATGTGGCTCGTGTGACCATCGTGGTTGCTTCACGGGAGAATGGTCGTACTACGATCACGCAGAATGCCGAAGTACAGCTGACGTTCACTGGCAATGTTCAGGGTACAGCAAGTGTTCCCTCCACAATGGATGTTTTGAACCCAAAAGCCCCTTGGCAGATCGTTCGAACAACCGGGAGGTTCACAAAGGGCGAGAACGTACAAGCTGAAGAGTCGTTCTCAAACATGCTTCGGATGACGATCGACAAAGAGGGGATCTACCGCGTCACCTCCGACCAACTGCGTAATGCCGGAGTTCCTACGGACGCAGCAGGAGCTCGGTCTATCCGGGTGTTTGGTCGCGGCGGTATGGAACTGCCGGAGCCGATCGACTCAGCAAAGGTCAGCACCTTACGCGAGCAGCCGATCATCGTACGGACCAATGGTGATGGAAGTATTCGTGACGTGATCTTCTATGCCTCAGCTACAACAGGCTGGGCCAAGGACGGCGCTACAATTGAGCACTACATCAACCACTACTCCACCTCAAGTGCCTATTACCTCTCGTATGGCGGAGCAGATGGCCTTCGCGCAACGGCACGGCCTGGTTCAACCGTAGAGCCTACAACACGCCCTTCCATCGTTACAGGGAGGGTGTTCAATGAAGAAGAGATCCAAAGTCCGTATTCATCCGGCTCAGGCAGACGTTGGTTTGGCCGCACGATCGAGAATGGCGGGTCCATCGTGGTCAATACTCTCCTTCCCGGACTTGTCCGATCAGGTAATGCGGAGTACCGATATGTTGTGGCCCATCGCGGATCTTCTTCCGGCACCGCCACGTTCACAGAGAACTCCACATTCGTCGCCCAGAGCGTGATCCGCGCTGTTCCCAAGTACATGGATGCGTACAGCACGTTTGGAAAAGGAACCATCAGTGCACAGGTGCTGCCCTCTGACGGTCGAAGCGTTTTAAAGATCGCCTATTCATGTCCGGATAAGGCCTCGTCAGGAATGTTGGATTGGTTTGAGATCCACTATCCGCGTCAGCTTCAAGCAGCAGACGGTGAATTCGAATTCTGGTCGGTTGACGGAACAGGCGTGCATGAATATGCCGTGAATGGATTCTCCGGTGATCTCTTTGGAGTGGATGTAACTGATAGAACGCGACCACAGGTGATCGAAAACGTCTCTGCCACAGGCGGGATGTTCGTTGTGCGAGAAGATCTCGGAACAGCATCTCGTCGGTACTTCCTCTCATCGAACCTCCGTTCAACATCTCTTTCTCGAATCACCTATCCCAACCTGAGCACGTCTCCGCGCGGTGCAGATCTCTTGGTCATCACTCATCCGTCGCTTCAAGCATCAGCGCAACGTTACGCCGACTATCGAACAAGCAAGGGGAAGGTGAAAGCCACGGTCATTACAACCGACGAGATCTATGCACAGTTCTCATACGGTATGCAGGATCCAACGGCCATCCGCGATTTCATCGCCATGGCCTATGGGCAGTGGACGCCCCGTCCATCGTCTGTGTTGTTCTGGGGAGACGGACATTTTGACTACAAGAACATCTCCACGTCGCAGACGAACTTCATCATTCCCTATGAAAGTCTTGACCCGGATGATCAGGACTACGGGCTTGTTACCTATACCACGGACGACTTCTTCGTACGCGTGGCAGGAAACGACAATCGTCCGGAACTAGCTCTCGGCCGACTACCGGTAACGAGCAATTCCGTTGGAGACCGTCTCACAGACAAGATCCGCAACTATGAGGGGGCTGCCTCTCTCGACGATTGGCGCACGAGGATCACTCTTATCGCCGATGATGGTCAACAAGGTGACGGGCTCTCTGATCGATCAACTCACCTAGACCAGAACGAAATTCTTGCTGATAGCTATATCCCGAAAGAATTCCAGATCCGTAAACTCTACATGGTGGAGTATCCAACAGAAAATGTAGCAAGGGGCAGGCGGAAACCAACCGTGACCCAGGACATGGTGTCTACCATTAATACGACTGGTACACTCATCCTTAACTGGATCGGACATGGCAATCCGCGCGTTTGGGCACATGAGCAGATCTTCACTCGAGAGACCACGCCGCAGGCAATGTCAAATGTTACAAAGCCATTCTTCCTGACAGCCGCCACCTGTGATTTTGCACGCTGGGATATGACGGAGATTCAGTCCGGAGCAGAAGAACTCATTCTGCTCGAAACCGGAGGCGCTATCGGCGTCTTCTCTGCAGCCCGCGTTGTGTTCTCCCTTGCCAATGCTGAACTCAACGAAGAATTCTACACGGACCTATTCACTCGTGATGATAACGGGCAGTTCCCAACCCTTGGCGAGGCGATGTATCGAGTCAAGCAAAAGAAGAATGGAAACAACGACGAGAAATTCCATTTGTTAGGGGATCCTACCCTCCGCATTCTGGTGCCTGAGCAACGCGTGCGTTTCACGAAACTCAATGGACAGGATATCACCAAGGCCGGACAACAAGTAACCGTTTCGGCTCTCAGCACGGTGGTGATCGAGGGTGACATCATTGGTTCTCTAGATTCTACAACGGATGCCTCGTTCTCGGGCAACGTTACTATCTCGCTTCTCGATGCTCAGCGAACGCTCACGGTGGTTGATACCGACGTATACAATACCGTCAATACGTTCACAAAGTCGGGTCCGGCCCTCTGCCGTGGCTCCTTCTTAGTTGAAAACGGTCGATTTACCGGCACCTTTGTGGTACCGAAGGACATCTCCTTCTCTTCTCAGTCGGCCGGATTGTACGGCTATGCCGCGAGTGATGATCAGCGATTCGCTATGGGCGTTAGCGACCGCGTTGTTGTGGACGGAGTGACAAGCATCAGCGATCCTGAGATCGATGGCCCTGCCATATCGATCTTTCTTGATTCGCGGAAATTCCTGGCCGGCGGTATCGTTCGTCCGAACCCAATCCTCATCGTCGATCTGGAGGATGCCACTGGGATCAATACCACTGGCGTTGGCATTGGGCACGACATACAGGCCACGTTCAATAACGGAAGTCCGGTGGAGATCCTAACACCGAACTTCACTACGTCTCTTACCAACAGCAGGGCCGGCAGCGCACAGAAGCAGATCTTTGGACTTGGCGCCGGACTCCACAGCGTACATGTTCAGGCTTGGGATGTCCTTAATAACGTAAGTGAGGCATCTACAACCTTCCGCATCGTAACGTCCGAGGATGGAATTCCTGCCGAGGGTGTAACGAGTTTCCCGAACCCATTCTCAACGAGCACTACAATACGTTTCACGCATGCCAGTCCTAGACCATTCGAGGCTGTACTGCTTGTGTATGACGTTGAGGGTAGGGAGATTGCCGAACGGCCAATGCGGGTAACGGACATGCAAACGGCAGATGTTACCTGGGACGGACGAGATAATGCCGGTGCACTTGCATCTACGGGAATGTATCAGGCCGTTGTACGTTTGACCGATGAATTCGGCGGCGTCAGCTTCGTGAGTGGGAAACTAAGCCTC
- the lipB gene encoding lipoyl(octanoyl) transferase LipB encodes MIIQDWGLIEFNEAWRRQRELVDAILRLDHPDTLVLCEHPSVITLGRTTQEGSVVMDPEILIQRHVNVIEINRGGEATVHNPGQLVGYPIFNLTRSKQDLHWFLRTIEQCIIEVLQEYEVVGGRVDGLTGVWVDGTRKICAIGIHCSRWITSHGFALNVNNDLGLFDAIIPCGIRDKGVTSLYAETGRMIDMQQVRTSVEQAFRKNFGGF; translated from the coding sequence ATGATCATTCAAGATTGGGGTCTGATAGAATTCAACGAAGCATGGCGTCGGCAGCGAGAGCTTGTCGACGCCATTCTGCGTTTAGACCATCCTGATACACTCGTTCTGTGCGAACACCCATCCGTGATCACCCTCGGCCGTACAACGCAAGAGGGAAGTGTTGTGATGGATCCTGAGATACTCATTCAACGACACGTGAACGTGATCGAGATCAACCGCGGCGGTGAAGCAACCGTTCACAATCCCGGTCAGCTCGTTGGCTATCCGATCTTCAATCTCACACGCAGCAAACAAGACCTTCATTGGTTCCTCCGTACCATCGAACAGTGCATCATCGAAGTTCTTCAAGAATATGAAGTGGTAGGGGGCAGGGTGGACGGACTCACCGGCGTGTGGGTGGATGGCACCAGAAAGATCTGCGCTATCGGTATTCATTGCAGCCGTTGGATCACATCCCATGGCTTTGCCCTAAACGTCAATAATGATCTCGGCTTGTTCGATGCGATCATCCCTTGCGGTATCCGAGATAAGGGCGTAACCTCTCTCTATGCCGAAACAGGACGTATGATAGACATGCAGCAAGTCCGAACATCCGTCGAACAGGCGTTTAGAAAGAACTTCGGCGGTTTTTGA